The Candidatus Dechloromonas phosphoritropha genome includes a region encoding these proteins:
- a CDS encoding YicC family protein, producing the protein MICSMTGYAVKTRDIERGTLQFELKSVNSRYLDFHFRIAEDLRALEMPLRELLAARIARGKVECRLSLNAAAANANQLEINTDLLAALRVLNDRVGRVLPEAMPLSVNDVLRWPGIFGDQSIDHAELGPRVLELAREALDEFSASRGREGEKLAEMIVDRVTAMRDIVHRVAPRIPEAQALYTDKLRQRLVEALGGANDERVLQEIAVFATRIDVAEELSRLTTHLDEVERVLRQGGACGKRLDFLMQELNREANTLGSKSAITEVSQASMNLKLLIEQMREQIQNLE; encoded by the coding sequence ATGATTTGCAGCATGACTGGTTACGCAGTGAAGACCCGTGATATCGAGCGGGGAACGCTGCAGTTCGAGCTCAAGAGCGTCAATTCGCGCTATCTCGATTTTCACTTTCGCATCGCCGAAGATCTTCGCGCCCTAGAAATGCCGTTGCGCGAACTGCTTGCCGCACGCATCGCCCGCGGCAAGGTCGAATGTCGGCTTTCCCTGAATGCGGCAGCAGCCAACGCCAACCAGTTGGAGATCAACACCGACCTTCTCGCCGCGCTGCGCGTTCTCAACGACCGGGTCGGCCGGGTGTTGCCGGAGGCGATGCCACTGTCGGTCAACGACGTGCTGCGCTGGCCGGGAATCTTCGGCGACCAGTCCATCGACCACGCTGAGCTCGGGCCGCGGGTCCTGGAACTGGCGCGCGAGGCGCTCGACGAGTTTTCCGCCAGCCGCGGCCGTGAAGGTGAAAAACTGGCTGAAATGATCGTCGACCGCGTCACTGCCATGCGCGACATCGTTCACCGGGTGGCGCCGCGAATTCCCGAAGCGCAGGCGCTGTATACCGACAAGTTGCGCCAGCGGCTGGTCGAAGCGCTGGGTGGCGCCAACGACGAGCGCGTACTGCAGGAAATCGCCGTGTTCGCTACGCGCATCGATGTGGCCGAGGAATTGAGCCGGCTGACCACGCACCTGGATGAAGTCGAGCGGGTACTCAGACAGGGGGGCGCCTGCGGCAAACGCCTCGATTTTCTGATGCAGGAGCTTAACCGCGAGGCCAACACGCTCGGCTCTAAATCGGCGATCACCGAAGTCTCGCAGGCATCGATGAACCTCAAGCTTCTGATCGAGCAGATGCGCGAGCAAATCCAAAATTTGGAGTGA
- a CDS encoding tyrosine-type recombinase/integrase, with translation MGKLSDIQIRAWIKSGERFEQRGDGDGLYLCYRESYATPVWKFRYRFAGKQRIMNLGSYAVLSLADARKTAKDLSAKVALGHDVAGEKQERKRVAVAKIEAEKNAVTVAQLADEYFERRILGRWKHPNIVRSRIENDIKPNMGKMKAEDVKPRDVDNMLQTIVKRGAPTMANDVLRWTKRIFDFAIKRHVIQYNPASAFDIADAGGKEETRDRWLTREEIIKLFQAMKDKAGTLTIENHYAVRLLLLLAVRKEELVSAPWSEFDLDGGVWHLPEERTKTSAAIDIPLPPLAVETLRELHRLACGSAYVFPARKMQHRMIPHIDLNTLNAALSKHIKPKLADIPNFTIHDFRRTARTHLAALGVDPYVAERCLNHKLKGVEGTYNRHDYFDERKAALNEWAKLLKALEAGKPDYNVVPLKKGKTVA, from the coding sequence ATGGGCAAGCTGTCAGATATTCAGATTCGTGCATGGATCAAGAGCGGGGAACGCTTTGAGCAGCGCGGGGACGGCGATGGTCTTTACCTTTGCTACCGGGAGAGCTACGCAACGCCTGTCTGGAAATTTCGCTATCGTTTCGCCGGGAAGCAAAGAATCATGAATCTGGGCAGCTATGCCGTGCTGTCGCTGGCTGATGCCCGTAAGACCGCCAAAGACCTTTCCGCGAAAGTTGCGCTAGGCCATGACGTTGCAGGCGAGAAGCAGGAACGCAAGCGTGTGGCTGTCGCCAAGATCGAGGCCGAGAAAAACGCCGTGACCGTGGCGCAACTGGCGGACGAGTATTTCGAGCGGAGGATTCTCGGGCGCTGGAAGCATCCGAACATTGTCCGGTCAAGGATCGAGAACGACATCAAGCCGAACATGGGCAAGATGAAAGCCGAGGACGTAAAGCCTCGCGACGTCGACAACATGCTGCAAACCATCGTCAAGCGCGGTGCCCCGACAATGGCTAACGACGTGCTGCGCTGGACAAAGCGGATATTTGACTTCGCAATCAAGCGCCATGTGATCCAGTACAACCCGGCCAGCGCCTTTGATATTGCTGACGCTGGCGGCAAGGAAGAAACCCGCGACCGCTGGCTGACCCGCGAGGAAATCATCAAGCTGTTTCAGGCCATGAAGGACAAGGCGGGCACCTTAACTATCGAAAATCACTACGCCGTTCGCCTGTTGCTGTTGCTGGCTGTTCGAAAAGAAGAGCTGGTTTCCGCCCCTTGGTCGGAGTTTGATCTTGATGGCGGCGTCTGGCACCTGCCGGAAGAGCGCACCAAGACCAGCGCGGCGATTGATATTCCCCTGCCACCGTTGGCTGTTGAAACACTGCGAGAGTTGCACCGCCTGGCCTGTGGTAGTGCCTACGTTTTTCCGGCGCGGAAGATGCAGCACCGGATGATTCCGCACATTGATCTGAATACGCTGAATGCGGCGCTATCGAAGCACATCAAGCCGAAGCTGGCCGATATTCCGAACTTCACCATTCACGACTTCCGGCGCACGGCACGCACGCACTTGGCGGCATTGGGCGTTGATCCATACGTTGCGGAGCGTTGCCTTAACCACAAGCTGAAAGGCGTGGAAGGCACCTACAACCGGCACGATTACTTTGACGAACGGAAGGCGGCGCTGAATGAATGGGCCAAGCTGTTGAAAGCCTTGGAAGCAGGGAAACCCGATTACAACGTCGTGCCGTTGAAGAAGGGCAAGACCGTCGCCTGA
- a CDS encoding IS5 family transposase, whose translation MAAKTRIDDSPAKVKYRYRVKNWAEYDRALVNRGNLTIWFDEDSVAKTWKPPRPVGRGKPGTYSEVAIQTCLTLKTLFRLPYRATEGLLKSLMRLCALDLPVPDHTHMSRRAATLEVKIPRRPRVGATHVVVDSTGLKIFGEGEWKVRQHGVGKRRTWRKIHLAVDETAKDIIGIEVTTADWHDSEVFPDLLAQVDGDVGQVSADGAYDTEGTHAAIRQREARVTIPPREGAVLWGNDHPRDALLAEIETQGRAGWKEASGYHRRSIAENMMYRLKQLGGRLFSREFDRQVAESHVRVAIINQFTYLGMPKSVRAGQIAPAA comes from the coding sequence ATGGCAGCAAAGACCAGGATAGACGACAGCCCGGCGAAGGTGAAATACCGCTACCGGGTGAAGAACTGGGCGGAATACGACCGTGCGCTGGTCAATCGCGGCAACCTGACGATCTGGTTTGACGAGGACAGCGTGGCCAAGACCTGGAAGCCGCCGCGTCCGGTGGGTCGAGGCAAACCGGGCACGTACTCGGAGGTCGCGATTCAAACCTGCCTGACGCTCAAGACCCTGTTCCGTCTGCCCTATCGGGCGACCGAAGGTCTGCTCAAATCGCTGATGCGCCTGTGTGCGCTGGACCTGCCGGTGCCGGACCACACCCACATGTCGCGCCGGGCGGCGACGCTGGAAGTCAAGATTCCCCGGCGTCCGAGAGTTGGCGCCACGCATGTCGTGGTCGACTCGACCGGGCTGAAGATATTCGGGGAAGGCGAATGGAAGGTTCGCCAACACGGTGTCGGCAAACGCCGCACTTGGCGCAAGATTCACCTGGCCGTCGATGAGACGGCCAAGGACATCATCGGGATTGAAGTGACGACGGCGGACTGGCACGACAGCGAAGTCTTCCCTGATCTGTTGGCACAAGTCGACGGTGACGTCGGTCAAGTCTCGGCGGATGGCGCCTACGATACCGAAGGGACGCACGCCGCCATTCGTCAGCGGGAAGCCAGGGTAACGATTCCGCCTCGCGAGGGTGCTGTGCTTTGGGGGAATGACCATCCGCGCGATGCCCTCCTGGCCGAGATCGAAACCCAAGGGCGAGCGGGATGGAAGGAAGCCTCCGGCTACCACCGACGCAGCATTGCCGAAAACATGATGTATCGGCTCAAGCAATTGGGCGGTCGACTCTTCTCCCGCGAGTTTGACCGGCAGGTTGCCGAGAGCCATGTTCGAGTGGCAATCATCAACCAGTTCACCTACCTCGGCATGCCGAAATCCGTCCGCGCTGGGCAAATTGCGCCTGCGGCATGA
- a CDS encoding AlpA family phage regulatory protein, translating into MAHHTDPSAIPDALTNYDSFPDSAHVRLPVVQALVGCSSATVWRMVKRGTLPAPRKLSERVTAWNVGDLRKALAA; encoded by the coding sequence ATGGCACACCATACCGACCCGAGCGCAATCCCTGACGCGCTTACCAACTACGATTCATTTCCCGATTCCGCGCATGTTCGCCTGCCAGTAGTGCAGGCACTTGTCGGCTGTTCGTCGGCAACCGTCTGGCGCATGGTCAAGCGTGGCACCCTGCCTGCACCCCGCAAGCTGTCGGAGCGCGTTACCGCCTGGAACGTGGGCGACCTTCGCAAAGCCCTGGCGGCGTAG
- a CDS encoding helix-turn-helix domain-containing protein, whose product MVTGQCADVLNLIRQNQPVLSFVLTADHAIPEAAARVHNLRAMGFNIRTTILADVEFRGVIRHNAALYSLGSPEWPKPGFFDGEGSGDAD is encoded by the coding sequence ATGGTGACCGGCCAATGCGCCGATGTGCTGAATTTGATTCGCCAGAATCAACCTGTCCTCTCGTTCGTCCTGACGGCTGACCATGCCATTCCCGAAGCGGCGGCGCGGGTGCATAACCTGCGGGCGATGGGCTTCAACATTCGGACGACGATCCTGGCAGACGTAGAATTTCGTGGCGTGATCCGCCATAACGCCGCCCTGTATTCCTTGGGTTCGCCGGAATGGCCGAAGCCGGGCTTCTTCGACGGCGAAGGGAGCGGTGATGCAGATTAA
- a CDS encoding toprim domain-containing protein — translation MQINPVGQFRDAIQAAGLTPPDDIEADGKLRRFSSNGKRGDDSGWYSLHGDGIPAGSFGCWRAGISDTWRADIGRSLTSDEEAAHRQRIEAMRREREAEEARRKVEAKAKAAAIWQKAEPAPGDHLYLIRKGIKANGARLHNAALVIPMRADGDLHSLQFIQPDGDKRFLTGGRVKGCYFSIGNPKGAAALCIAEGYATGATIHEATGYPVAVAFNAGNLLAVAQAMRGKFPELPLILCADDDTRTDGNPGMTKATEAARSVGGLLAVPDFGIDRPAGATDFNDMAALVGIESVRLAIAGLIQSESTATTEIDVSAVSDVQPCNDKAFDCNGSELADVSAVSKPVESPFPKPDEPEPNRYYDRSLTNDRGGDHVGDGSGGTIRDEHAWRAFVL, via the coding sequence ATGCAGATTAACCCTGTCGGGCAATTCCGCGATGCGATCCAAGCGGCGGGCTTGACTCCACCGGATGACATAGAGGCCGATGGCAAGCTGCGCCGGTTTTCCAGTAACGGGAAGCGGGGCGACGATTCAGGATGGTATTCGCTGCACGGCGACGGCATTCCTGCCGGTTCGTTTGGCTGCTGGCGGGCTGGTATCTCTGACACCTGGCGGGCCGACATTGGGCGCAGCCTGACCAGCGACGAGGAAGCGGCGCACCGGCAACGAATCGAAGCCATGCGGCGCGAACGTGAAGCCGAGGAAGCAAGGCGCAAGGTCGAAGCTAAAGCCAAAGCGGCGGCGATCTGGCAAAAGGCCGAACCCGCCCCCGGCGATCATCTTTACCTGATCCGCAAAGGCATCAAGGCTAACGGCGCAAGGCTGCACAATGCGGCGCTGGTTATCCCAATGCGGGCCGATGGCGATCTGCACAGCCTGCAATTCATCCAACCCGATGGCGACAAGCGTTTCCTGACTGGCGGACGGGTAAAGGGCTGCTATTTCAGTATCGGCAACCCCAAGGGCGCGGCGGCGCTGTGCATTGCCGAAGGCTACGCAACCGGCGCGACGATCCACGAGGCGACCGGCTACCCGGTGGCTGTTGCTTTCAACGCGGGCAACCTGCTGGCCGTAGCGCAAGCCATGCGGGGCAAATTTCCCGAATTGCCGCTGATCCTGTGCGCTGACGACGACACCCGCACCGATGGCAATCCCGGCATGACCAAAGCAACCGAGGCGGCGCGATCCGTGGGCGGGCTACTGGCTGTTCCTGACTTTGGCATTGATCGGCCTGCCGGTGCGACCGACTTCAACGACATGGCGGCGCTGGTCGGGATTGAATCGGTACGGTTGGCGATTGCTGGCCTGATCCAGTCCGAAAGCACAGCAACGACGGAAATCGACGTATCAGCCGTTTCAGACGTGCAACCCTGTAACGACAAGGCTTTCGACTGCAACGGCAGCGAATTGGCAGACGTATCAGCCGTTTCAAAACCGGTGGAAAGCCCGTTTCCTAAGCCGGACGAGCCGGAACCAAACAGGTATTACGATAGAAGCCTGACGAATGACCGAGGAGGCGATCATGTTGGCGATGGCTCTGGCGGAACGATACGCGACGAACATGCATGGCGTGCTTTCGTGCTTTGA
- a CDS encoding MarR family transcriptional regulator, with protein sequence MTEEAIMLAMALAERYATNMHGVLSCFDRIIITGTLPGACYAAGMTSYLYTHGIRVFDYPRFAEPLRDRIRERAQEVCLAAGIEIEHVSKSHIRKEELVARVLAGRGDAPGLVHVLSAMEACPSYKPWHDKGSGKTYLRPDQGKCLHYYFYFIDEELGLCYLRVPTWAPFGLQFYCNGHSALARTLTRERIDFLQQDNAFLRVADIAQAQALADAFSPDVLHPRLDRYAQWLCPVLDVFGSSYHWSLRQVEYSTDLMFRSEQILVPLYDAISRQAVLAANAERVSSFLGKKVTPQLAQEIGSRLSTRIEGRCIKHTMGAAGVKVYDKFSRVLRVETTVNDVSFFKHHRKVEHKDRHATRELAPLKKTIYSLIDLRDILLGCNQRYLAFLSSLDDPSAGERDLERLSMPRLGAAPGVKG encoded by the coding sequence ATGACCGAGGAGGCGATCATGTTGGCGATGGCTCTGGCGGAACGATACGCGACGAACATGCATGGCGTGCTTTCGTGCTTTGACCGGATCATTATCACCGGCACGCTGCCTGGTGCGTGCTACGCGGCAGGAATGACGAGTTATTTGTACACGCACGGAATTCGGGTATTCGACTACCCGCGATTTGCCGAGCCGCTGCGAGATCGCATTCGTGAGCGTGCGCAGGAGGTGTGTCTGGCGGCGGGTATTGAAATCGAGCACGTCAGCAAAAGCCATATTCGCAAGGAAGAGTTGGTCGCGCGAGTGCTCGCCGGTCGCGGCGACGCACCGGGTTTGGTGCATGTGCTCTCGGCCATGGAAGCCTGTCCGAGCTACAAACCGTGGCATGACAAAGGCAGTGGCAAGACTTACCTGCGCCCCGATCAAGGCAAGTGCCTGCACTACTACTTCTATTTCATCGACGAGGAACTGGGGTTGTGCTACCTGCGTGTGCCGACGTGGGCACCGTTCGGGTTGCAGTTCTACTGTAATGGTCACAGCGCTCTGGCAAGAACTCTGACGCGAGAAAGGATCGACTTCCTCCAGCAGGACAACGCCTTCCTGCGTGTCGCCGACATCGCGCAGGCGCAGGCGCTGGCGGATGCGTTCAGTCCCGACGTACTTCACCCGCGACTGGATCGCTATGCGCAGTGGTTGTGCCCAGTGCTTGACGTCTTTGGATCCTCGTATCACTGGAGCTTGCGCCAAGTCGAATACTCCACCGACCTGATGTTTCGCAGTGAGCAGATATTGGTTCCACTGTATGACGCCATTTCGCGCCAAGCGGTCTTGGCCGCCAACGCAGAACGCGTCTCCAGCTTTCTGGGCAAGAAGGTCACGCCACAACTGGCCCAGGAGATCGGTTCCCGGTTGTCCACCCGTATCGAGGGGCGCTGCATCAAGCACACCATGGGCGCCGCTGGCGTCAAGGTGTATGACAAATTCTCCCGCGTACTGCGGGTCGAAACGACCGTCAATGACGTGAGTTTCTTCAAACACCACCGCAAGGTGGAACACAAGGACAGGCACGCCACCCGAGAATTGGCGCCCCTGAAGAAGACAATCTATAGCCTGATCGACCTGCGCGACATCCTGCTCGGCTGCAACCAACGTTACCTGGCGTTCCTCTCCAGCCTCGATGACCCCAGTGCCGGCGAGCGTGACTTGGAGCGATTGAGCATGCCACGGTTGGGGGCGGCTCCCGGTGTCAAAGGGTGA
- a CDS encoding DUF927 domain-containing protein yields the protein MTKDNERPAFRLFEDWLEHGGAKFRPGVWFFGSDRNGDPFQSWICSPLKVEAVTFDGGDNNFGRLLRFKNTLGRWREWAMPMDLLRGAGDDMRGELLGMGVEIDPSPKARNLLASYLQAKPPKRLMRCALQVGWCDGSFVLPDAVIGPKASGVIFQSGERGHDEHTTGGTLAGWKSDIAALAVGNPLLLLALSASFAGPMLARCNAEGGGVHFVGDSSTGKTTLLEAGCSIWGGPSYRRSWRATANGMEGAAALFNDCLLALDEISECDPREVGAIVYSLGNGRGKQRAGRSGSARAVSRWRCFILSSGERSIATTMLEGGHRAKAGQAVRLLDIPAARTYGAWDALHDLPSGTAFSDAIKRASVTHHGHAGRAFLEKLTRDNRDFCALLERIKALPTLSGEGGEGQDKRAAGRFALLALAGEVATEYGITGWPEGDAIKAAAEGFRVWRAMRGKGNDERRQILEKVSGFIDRHGDGRFSDADATGEATIRDRAGWWKDTNGSRDYLFTADGMREALKGFDFKRALDVLQEAGALAAPSANGERAKFHRIAGRALKLYPVQADRLGGDHGA from the coding sequence GTGACTAAAGACAACGAGCGCCCGGCCTTTCGTCTTTTCGAGGACTGGCTAGAGCATGGCGGGGCAAAGTTTCGGCCTGGCGTCTGGTTCTTTGGCTCTGATCGGAATGGCGACCCGTTTCAATCATGGATTTGCTCGCCGTTGAAAGTCGAGGCCGTGACCTTTGACGGCGGCGACAACAATTTCGGGCGGCTGCTGCGCTTCAAAAACACCTTAGGCCGCTGGCGGGAATGGGCCATGCCAATGGATTTGCTCAGAGGGGCAGGCGACGACATGCGCGGCGAACTGTTGGGCATGGGCGTGGAAATTGACCCTTCACCGAAGGCGCGGAACCTGCTGGCATCCTACCTGCAAGCCAAGCCCCCGAAACGCCTGATGCGCTGCGCCCTGCAAGTCGGATGGTGCGACGGTTCTTTCGTTCTGCCGGATGCGGTGATCGGGCCGAAGGCTTCGGGCGTGATTTTCCAGAGCGGCGAACGCGGACACGACGAACACACGACGGGCGGCACGCTGGCCGGGTGGAAGTCCGATATAGCGGCGTTGGCCGTGGGCAATCCGCTGTTGCTGCTGGCGTTGTCGGCATCGTTCGCCGGGCCGATGCTGGCGCGATGCAATGCCGAAGGGGGCGGCGTGCATTTTGTCGGCGATTCTTCCACCGGAAAGACGACCTTGTTAGAGGCGGGCTGTTCCATCTGGGGCGGACCGAGCTACCGGCGAAGCTGGCGGGCGACGGCCAACGGCATGGAAGGCGCGGCGGCGCTGTTCAATGATTGCCTGCTGGCCCTGGATGAAATCAGCGAATGCGATCCGCGAGAGGTGGGCGCGATTGTCTATAGCCTGGGCAATGGGCGCGGCAAGCAAAGGGCCGGGCGATCCGGCAGCGCCCGAGCGGTTTCCCGGTGGCGCTGTTTCATTCTGTCGAGTGGCGAACGCAGCATTGCCACAACGATGCTCGAAGGCGGGCACCGGGCCAAGGCCGGGCAAGCTGTGCGGTTGCTGGATATTCCTGCGGCGCGAACCTATGGCGCATGGGATGCGCTGCACGACTTGCCGAGCGGTACGGCTTTCTCCGATGCGATCAAGCGGGCATCCGTGACGCATCACGGACACGCCGGGCGGGCCTTTCTTGAAAAGCTGACCCGCGACAATCGGGACTTTTGCGCCCTGCTGGAAAGGATCAAGGCATTGCCGACCCTATCCGGGGAAGGCGGCGAAGGGCAGGACAAACGCGCAGCGGGCCGGTTCGCCCTGTTGGCCCTGGCCGGTGAAGTGGCGACCGAATACGGCATAACAGGTTGGCCGGAAGGCGATGCGATCAAGGCGGCGGCGGAAGGCTTCAGGGTATGGCGTGCCATGCGCGGCAAGGGCAACGACGAGCGGCGACAGATTCTCGAAAAGGTTTCCGGCTTTATTGATCGGCATGGCGACGGGCGTTTCTCCGATGCGGACGCAACCGGCGAAGCAACGATCCGCGACCGGGCCGGATGGTGGAAAGACACCAACGGAAGCCGCGATTATCTGTTCACGGCAGATGGGATGCGCGAAGCCTTGAAGGGCTTCGACTTCAAGCGGGCATTGGATGTTTTGCAGGAAGCCGGAGCACTGGCCGCACCTAGCGCCAATGGCGAACGGGCGAAGTTCCACCGGATAGCCGGACGCGCTTTGAAACTCTACCCGGTGCAGGCTGACCGACTTGGGGGCGATCATGGCGCTTGA
- a CDS encoding IS4 family transposase, with product MGWAAEEFKAIDLGDRRLDKRTVLLAERMAANPMASIPQACGGWAETQAAYRFFAQDDIEWEAILASHWGSAETRMRVHPVVLCIQDTTELDFNGQRIAGLGPLSYEAQRGMYVHSTYAVSPQREPLGVLDAWMWAREPKDASGQRGGLLESTRWTEGYTRIAELASSMPDTRLVYVADREADIVALMVQARELGHPADWLIRSQHNRALPEGGKLWTEVLASEALGGIRFTMPSRQGQKARDVRQRVWAKRVTVSDGKGSRIEVSCLVAREESAPEGVKPVEWRLLTNRPINSFEAATELIDWYRARWEIELFFHVLKNGCRVEALQLSTVARLERALALFMVVAWRIARLMRLGRTCPDLDAALLFEQDEWQAAYILNRKKVPKTPPRLNEVVRLVAMLGGFLARKGDGEPGVKTLWLGLQRVVDFAAGIRFAREAHAL from the coding sequence ATGGGTTGGGCAGCGGAAGAATTCAAGGCGATCGACCTGGGCGACCGGCGTCTGGACAAGCGCACGGTGCTGCTGGCGGAGCGCATGGCAGCCAATCCGATGGCCAGTATCCCGCAAGCCTGCGGCGGCTGGGCGGAAACCCAGGCGGCGTATCGTTTTTTTGCGCAGGACGACATCGAATGGGAAGCCATCCTGGCCTCGCACTGGGGAAGCGCCGAAACGCGCATGCGGGTGCATCCGGTGGTGCTGTGCATCCAAGACACCACGGAACTCGACTTCAATGGTCAGCGCATTGCCGGTCTGGGGCCGCTCTCGTATGAAGCCCAACGCGGGATGTACGTGCATTCCACCTACGCGGTCAGTCCGCAGCGTGAACCCTTGGGTGTTCTGGACGCCTGGATGTGGGCACGCGAACCCAAGGACGCGAGCGGCCAACGAGGTGGCCTGCTGGAAAGCACCCGCTGGACGGAGGGCTACACCCGCATCGCGGAGTTGGCGAGCAGCATGCCGGACACCCGGCTGGTGTATGTGGCGGATCGGGAGGCGGACATCGTGGCCCTGATGGTGCAAGCCCGCGAGCTGGGGCATCCCGCCGACTGGCTGATTCGTTCCCAGCACAATCGGGCGCTTCCCGAGGGCGGCAAGCTGTGGACTGAGGTCCTGGCCAGCGAAGCGCTCGGCGGCATCCGCTTCACGATGCCTTCGCGGCAAGGACAGAAGGCGCGGGACGTTCGGCAACGAGTCTGGGCAAAGCGGGTGACGGTCTCCGACGGCAAGGGGAGCCGGATCGAGGTGAGTTGTCTGGTGGCGCGAGAAGAAAGTGCCCCCGAGGGCGTGAAGCCGGTGGAATGGCGGCTGCTGACCAATCGGCCGATTAACTCTTTCGAAGCGGCGACCGAACTGATCGACTGGTACCGGGCGCGCTGGGAGATCGAACTGTTCTTCCATGTCCTCAAGAACGGCTGCCGCGTAGAGGCGTTGCAGTTGAGCACCGTGGCGCGGCTGGAACGGGCGCTGGCGCTGTTCATGGTGGTGGCTTGGCGGATTGCCCGACTCATGCGCCTGGGCCGTACCTGCCCAGACCTGGATGCGGCCTTGCTGTTCGAGCAGGACGAATGGCAAGCGGCTTACATCCTGAATCGGAAGAAGGTGCCCAAGACGCCGCCCAGGCTCAATGAAGTGGTGCGCTTGGTGGCGATGCTTGGCGGATTTCTGGCCCGCAAGGGCGATGGCGAGCCAGGGGTGAAGACCCTTTGGCTTGGCCTTCAACGCGTCGTCGATTTCGCCGCCGGGATCAGATTCGCGAGAGAGGCTCATGCGTTATGA
- a CDS encoding DUF4102 domain-containing protein — protein sequence MGKLTDIEIRGWIKAGERFEGRADGDGDGDGDGLYLRFREGDTGASWRFRYRFGGKQRVMNLGSYAALSLANARKTAQEMAARVSLGYDVAGEKQERKREAAAKIEDEKNAWTVAKLADEYFERTILGHWKHPNIVRSPIEKVIKPAIGKMKAEDVRPRDIDAMLQSVVKRGAPTVANEVLRWSKRIFDFGIKRQVIEINPASAFDPSGNTVAVTHQSSLR from the coding sequence ATGGGCAAGCTGACAGATATTGAGATTCGGGGCTGGATCAAGGCGGGCGAACGTTTTGAAGGCCGTGCCGATGGCGATGGCGATGGAGATGGCGATGGGCTATATCTTCGCTTCCGTGAAGGCGACACCGGCGCGTCATGGCGCTTTCGTTACCGCTTCGGCGGCAAGCAACGGGTAATGAATTTGGGCAGCTATGCAGCACTCTCGTTGGCCAACGCCCGCAAGACTGCACAAGAAATGGCGGCACGGGTATCACTTGGCTACGACGTTGCAGGCGAAAAACAAGAACGCAAGCGCGAAGCTGCCGCCAAGATCGAGGACGAAAAAAACGCTTGGACGGTTGCCAAACTGGCGGACGAATACTTTGAGCGGACGATTCTCGGGCACTGGAAGCATCCCAACATCGTGCGATCCCCTATCGAGAAAGTCATCAAGCCCGCTATCGGCAAAATGAAAGCTGAGGACGTGCGCCCCCGAGACATTGACGCCATGCTGCAAAGCGTCGTTAAGCGTGGTGCACCCACTGTGGCGAACGAAGTACTGCGCTGGTCAAAGCGGATATTCGATTTCGGTATCAAGCGGCAAGTGATCGAGATCAATCCGGCAAGTGCATTTGACCCTTCGGGTAATACCGTTGCTGTCACGCATCAATCATCTCTGCGATGA